One part of the Vicia villosa cultivar HV-30 ecotype Madison, WI linkage group LG6, Vvil1.0, whole genome shotgun sequence genome encodes these proteins:
- the LOC131613686 gene encoding uncharacterized protein LOC131613686, producing MEDGIVDDQEWQEEVVVLRSGIERLTSMVQDLVAAQNQPSTQAQTTVISEIEIAQILAIPVMNPTTTRPYGIDMDFQLDKQQIHVPQTTIPQAIMTSTLIVVNTVPIHNKQIFHGAPSEGMGRLEELEDQFLEMQKEIKALRGKDLFGKKVNDLCLVPNVRVPAMFRLPEFEKYKGNSCPHSHLIMYVRKMSMHTEDQRLLIHYFQDSLFGASLKWYMGLDSTHIRTFHDLGEAFIRQYKYNIDMAPDRDQLRAMSQREKESFKEYMQRWRELASQIIPPMEEKEITKVFLKTLSTFYYEKMVASAPDDFTEMVNMGLWLEEGIRECHLIIEASSSLSNGGVKRFGSNFAKKKEETISAISRGRKRRYQPQKIVVVTPVFSQASHVQKPQPQQQDPQQNQQWKYPPFDPISITYTELLPLLLQ from the coding sequence ATGGAAGACGGTATTGTTGATGATCAAGAGTGGCAAGAAGAAGTTGTTGTCCTACGCTCTGGTATTGAAAGATTAACTTCTATGGTTCAAGACTtggtggctgctcagaatcagccaTCAACCCAAGCTCAGACTACTGTGATCTCCGAGATAGAGATTGCTCAGATTCTAGCAATTCCTGTGATGAATCCTACGACCACTAGACCATATGGGATAGATATGGATTTCCAATTGGATAAACAACAGATTCATGTTCCACAAACAACAATTCCTCAAGCTATTATGACTTCTACTCTTATTGTTGTAAACACTGTTCCTATTCACAACAAACAGATATTCCATGGTGCTCCTTCTGAAGGTATGGGTAGATTGGAAGAATTGGAAGACCAATTTTTGGAAATGCAAAAAGAGATCAAGGCCCTTAGAGGAAAAGATCTATTTGGGaaaaaagtaaatgatttatgctTGGTTCCGAATGTCAGAGTTCCGGCCATGTTTAGACTCccagaatttgagaagtacaaagggaattcttgTCCTCACAGTCATCTGATCATGTATGTAAGGAAAATGTCCATGCACACGGAAGATCAACGCTTGTTAATTCActactttcaagatagcttatttGGAGCTTCTTTGAAATGGTACATGGGTCTGGATAGTACTCACATCCGTACTTTCCATGACTTGGGAGAAGCTTTCATCAGACAGTACAAATACAACATTGATATGGCAccagacagagatcaactccgtgcTATGTCCCAAAGAGAGAAAGAGTCTTTCAAAGAGTACATGCAAAGATGGCGTGAACTAGCTTCTCAAATCATTCCTCccatggaagaaaaagaaattaccAAGGTGTTCCTTAAGACACTAAGCACGTTTTATTACGAGAAGATGGTAGCAAGCGCTCCCGAtgacttcactgaaatggtaaacatggggttGTGGCTTGAAGAAGGTATCCGAGAATGTCACCTAATCATAGAAGCCAGTTCATCACTATCCAATGGTGGCGTCAAAAGATTTGGTAGTAACTTTgccaagaagaaggaagaaactaTTAGTGCCAtctcaagaggaagaaaaagaCGGTATCAACCACAAAAAATTGTTGTTGTAACTCCAGTTTTTAGCCAAGCTTCGCATGTGCAGAAGCCTCAGCCTCAACAACAGGATCCTCAACAAAATCAACAATGGAAATATCCGCCTTTTGATCCTATTTCGATAACTTATACAGAATTACTGCCTTTGCTACTTCAGTAG
- the LOC131613687 gene encoding uncharacterized protein LOC131613687, with the protein MEPERRKTKKYTFKILEVEELRKLGSLIVDQDKLCSKYGRLLYLLRTKTEEGILSTLIQFYHSLYYCFNFPNYQLLPTLEEYSSIIGLPIAGRVPFTGLEQDPKPCEIAKSTHLRKGEIEKNMVTKGGLPGLPTEFLIEKALTFSQERKEEDFEAVFALLVYGLFLFPNINKFVVMNAVKIFMKKSHVPTLLGDTYYSIHLRNSYGKGMVTCCTPLLYKWYISHFPDTSELWSQKEGLKWSHKIMTFTNTEIIWTNNQFCRMKTLDCCGDFPNVPLIGTKGAISHSPMLARRQFGIPMDKRPRSNLLDGFFLEERVENKEFR; encoded by the coding sequence ATGGAACctgaaagaagaaaaaccaagaaatatacttTCAAGATTTTAGAGGTGGAAGAATTAAGAAAGCTAGGATCTTTGATTGTTGATCAAGACAAGCTTTGTAGCAAGTATGGAAGATTGTTGTATCTCCTCAGAACCAAGACGGAAGAAGGAATCCTCTCCACTTTGATTCAATTCTATCACTCATTATATTATTGTTTCAACTTTCCTAATTACCAATTATTGCCTACCCTGGaagaatattcaagtattattggGTTGCCTATTgctggaagagttcctttcaccGGTTTAGAACAAGATCCCAAGCCTTGTGAGATTGCAAAGTCCACTCATTTGAGAAAGGGAGAAATTGAAAAGAACATGGTTACTAAAGGAGGATTACCTGGATTACCTACTGAGTTCTTAATTGAGAAAGCTCTCACCTTCTcacaagaaagaaaggaagaagactttgaaGCTGTTTTTGCCTTGTTAGTGTATGGATTAttcttgttccctaacattaacaagTTTGTTGTTATGAATGCCGTCAAGATCTTTATGAAGAAGAGTCATGTTCCTACCTTACTTGGGGACACTTACTATTCTATTCATCTCAGAAATTCCTATGGAAAGGGAATGGTTACCTGTTGTACTCCTTTGCTATACAAGTGGTACATATCTCATTTTCCTGACACCTCTGAATTGTGGAGCCAAAAAGAAGGATTGAAATGGTCACATAAGATCATGACTTTTACCAACACTGAGATTATTTGGACAAACAACCAATTTTGTAGAATGAAGACTTTGGACTGCTGCGGTgatttccctaatgtgcctctcatTGGTACAAAAGGAGCAATAAGCCATAGCCCCATGTTAGCTCGTCGTCAATTTGGGATTCCTATGGACAAAAGACCTAGGAGCAATTTATTGGATGGGTTCTTTCTGGAAGAAAGAGTTGAGAACAAGGAGTTTAGATAA